A stretch of the Uranotaenia lowii strain MFRU-FL chromosome 3, ASM2978415v1, whole genome shotgun sequence genome encodes the following:
- the LOC129755975 gene encoding uncharacterized protein LOC129755975 isoform X1, with translation MMIQIIIFLWHSFTIIGAVRMEKAFERYVKVEIIALGVLLFVRAILAIDYIFTEPEESAINDWEFYGDFRFLKAVYIPIEVLYILGVPILFFGMHRRDERFFYVLIAAGSVDFGAMVLREITMYWRNSTSYGQVTWLLSHAVLAISYELIHCIMTIIALSRLYTKERHARKQFVRFRVKDEDEAGGLIINSDDRRD, from the exons ATGATGATCCAAATCATCATTTTCCTTTGGCATTCGTTTACTATCATCGGTGCCGTAAGGATGGAGAAAGCTTTCGAACGTTACGTCAAAGTAGAAATAATCGCACTAGGAGTTTTACTTTTCGTGCGTGCAATCTTGGCCATAGATTACATCTTTACTGAGCCCGAAGAAAGTGCCATAAACGACTGGGAATTTT ATGGTGACTTCCGGTTCCTGAAGGCAGTTTATATACCCATCGAGGTACTGTACATTCTGGGGGTTCCGATACTTTTCTTCGGAATGCACCGTAGGGATGAACGCTTTTTTTACGTTCTGATAGCGGCTGGTTCGGTCGATTTCGGTGCGATGGTTCTACGAGAAATTACTATGTATTGGAGAAATTCAACCAGTTACGGGCAAGTCACGTGGCTCCTCTCCCACGCGGTGCTAGCTATTTCAT ACGAGCTGATTCACTGCATCATGACGATCATCGCACTGAGCCGGTTGTACACCAAAGAACGTCACGCCCGGAAACAGTTTGTACGCTTCAGGGTGAAGGACGAAGACGAAGCCGGTGGATTGATAATCAACAGTGATGATCGTAGAGATTGA
- the LOC129755975 gene encoding uncharacterized protein LOC129755975 isoform X2 codes for MEKAFRRYVHFEIAAVGVLLLFRSLLILYLNLEDPAASEAEAVDLWNYIGDFRGFWFVAIPGELLYVLAVLSLFYGMYRKDERFCYPLLVAGFVDFSLLVFGEICIIFYDEYIHWKTIWFLEPNMLMPIMYELIHCIMTIIALSRLYTKERHARKQFVRFRVKDEDEAGGLIINSDDRRD; via the exons ATGGAGAAAGCATTCCGTCGTTACGTTCACTTCGAAATTGCGGCCGTGGGAGTTTTACTCCTGTTTCGATCCCTTCTGATACTGTACCTCAACCTGGAGGATCCAGCAGCATCCGAAGCAGAAGCCGTTGATCTTTGGAACTACA TTGGTGACTTTCGGGGTTTTTGGTTCGTGGCGATCCCCGGTGAGTTGCTGTACGTCCTGGCAGTGCTGTCACTGTTCTATGGGATGTATCGCAAGGATGAACGATTTTGCTATCCTCTCCTGGTGGCCGGATTTGTCGACTTCAGCTTGCTAGTTTTTGGGGAAATATGCATCATTTTCTACGACGAATATATACACTGGAAGACAATTTGGTTTCTGGAGCCGAATATGCTGATGCCTATTATGT ACGAGCTGATTCACTGCATCATGACGATCATCGCACTGAGCCGGTTGTACACCAAAGAACGTCACGCCCGGAAACAGTTTGTACGCTTCAGGGTGAAGGACGAAGACGAAGCCGGTGGATTGATAATCAACAGTGATGATCGTAGAGATTGA
- the LOC129757333 gene encoding pupal cuticle protein-like: MAFRTITLAILLASAVLAAPQRGSARFGGGRSSADQSAIVLVNDFDLQPQGSYVYKYETSNGISASQTGSEQGLYANGYYSYLDEDGNRIEVTYLADEFGFQPQGAHLPREPPVPDHVLKSLEEIRAAATPDSGLDIATLDATISRLRATLG, encoded by the coding sequence ATAACGCTTGCCATCCTTCTGGCTTCGGCAGTCTTGGCAGCACCTCAGCGTGGATCGGCACGATTCGGAGGAGGACGCAGCAGTGCCGATCAATCGGCCATCGTCTTGGTGAACGATTTCGACCTTCAACCACAAGGATCCTACGTTTACAAATATGAAACGAGCAACGGAATCAGCGCGTCTCAAACGGGAAGTGAACAAGGCCTCTACGCCAACGGATACTACTCATATCTGGATGAAGACGGCAACAGGATTGAGGTGACATATCTGGCCGATGAGTTTGGATTCCAGCCTCAGGGAGCTCATCTGCCGAGAGAGCCACCGGTACCGGATCATGTGCTAAAGTCACTGGAAGAAATCCGTGCTGCGGCTACTCCCGATTCGGGACTGGACATTGCGACCCTGGACGCTACCATCAGCAGGTTGAGGGCTACCCTGGGTTAG
- the LOC129757332 gene encoding uncharacterized protein LOC129757332 — MQKLFTRYIHFEVTAFAVLLLMRSFIMVHSVLTDPELDEMMNYLWEFTSDFRFLREVVIPCEILYVTAVLLLFYGMRRKDERFFFALMMAVFVDCGVMVFGEINAMWNESDMGWTWSMFLNPMRLVSQVYELIHCVVTIILLSQIYSTDRNARNQCARFRVKEDEMKLID, encoded by the exons ATGCAGAAACTGTTCACACGTTACATACACTTCGAGGTCACTGCCTTCGCAGTTCTACTTCTCATGAGATCGTTCATCATGGTGCATAGTGTTTTAACGGATCCAGAACTGGATGAAATGATGAACTATTTGTGGGAGTTCA CTAGTGACTTCCGGTTTCTTCGAGAGGTCGTAATTCCCTGTGAGATTTTATACGTTACGGCAGTGCTGTTGCTTTTCTATGGAATGCGACGTAAGGATGAACGATTCTTCTTCGCACTTATGATGGCCGTATTTGTCGATTGTGGAGTGATGGTGTTCGGGGAAATAAATGCTATGTGGAACGAATCCGACATGGGCTGGACATGGTCAATGTTCTTAAACCCAATGCGGCTGGTGTCTCAAGTGT ATGAGCTTATTCACTGCGTCGTGACGATAATTTTACTCAGCCAAATATACTCCACGGATAGGAACGCTCGAAACCAGTGTGCGCGATTCCGAGTAAAAGAAGATGAGATGAAGCTTATAGATTGA